Genomic DNA from Gemmatimonadota bacterium:
CTCTTCGGGATGGGTTCGGATGATGGCGGACAGGTCGGATAGGTCGTGGGTGTTTTTGTAGTCGGTATCGAGTGCTGAAATCCAGCCTTTTAGCGCGTTTTCAAGGGCCTGTTGGGCGTGGAAACCGATGGCCTCCGGTGCCGAATTTGCCTCTACCAGGTCTTCCAGAACGCGGAGTTCCCGTTCGGCATTGATGATTCGCTGTCGTATGTCGGGCCAGTTGGTTGGTTCCGGGTTGTCATAGATTATTTTTGCGCCATGTATATCGACGCCATCGCGGACAGCCTGCCCTGCGACATGATTTCGGGCACGGCGACCGTCGTGGAAAACGTCCTCGCTCAGGTGGACCAGATCGACACCCATGGAGTGGCCGTAAACTTCCTGGACTTTGCGGCGAGCCGCCTCACTCGTGCGCATGTATTCCTGCCGGTCTATCTGCTGGGAGTCCGTGATGATGAGCAGGTCAATATCGGAATCGGGCGTAAAGTCGCCCCGAGCGCGGGATCCGAACAGAATGACGGTGTTGGGATGGACTACGTCACAGACCGCAC
This window encodes:
- a CDS encoding HEPN domain-containing protein, encoding MSDTTTQLHPDPKACAVARAVCDVVHPNTVILFGSRARGDFTPDSDIDLLIITDSQQIDRQEYMRTSEAARRKVQEVYGHSMGVDLVHLSEDVFHDGRRARNHVAGQAVRDGVDIHGAKIIYDNPEPTNWPDIRQRIINAERELRVLEDLVEANSAPEAIGFHAQQALENALKGWISALDTDYKNTHDLSDLSAIIRTHPEENNIPAGEKLTWLTKYAVRYRYHGTEVSVEDRFELLAAVTETVETTIARIRTLSKMAD